Proteins encoded by one window of Bacillus rossius redtenbacheri isolate Brsri chromosome 3, Brsri_v3, whole genome shotgun sequence:
- the LOC134531356 gene encoding uncharacterized protein LOC134531356: MMDSSTMAPMPSGDATSDGPWQTVQGKRPKRNHVDMVGVAGGPSPPVPSAAPSAPGAPAAPAQPQQAVPNKKQPIKPLFVFLDKGHNYPTIFSALKNSLQEKWSVYNRGRDQLQVQTASVTEYHTAIRALKAIGAQYSVLLQKDEIPKKFVFLGVHRETPAEFLTDVFTGMQLTVQSFWFLENRQTRQKCDKLVVEVPQTCDTDTILAIREFAGMIIHVEDYRHPAGPSQCSTCQRFSHVGRGCSAKPVCRWCSGPHRTPDCPHGGNRDHLRCANCGGPHAANYRGCFVYKAETRRHLPPQQRKERERQSKLAMRENRRAAAASQAQPQHPGPSGQHPGPSGQQGPPRPNPFGPPRYPEPHYFGQYIAPAMQNRYAPIAQEPTYNEIDYPAIANDYRPRRQNRGQPKPHFKKHHSGHKNGGGASPTKHAERDRQPATSAAPAPSPKPTPRAKTQAPPSPHLPKQWQ; this comes from the coding sequence ATGATGGACTCTTCGACGATGGCTCCCATGCCCTCCGGCGACGCCACGAGCGACGGCCCATGGCAAACGGTCCAGGGCAAGCGACCGAAAAGGAACCACGTCGACATGGTAGGCGTGGCCGGGGGTCCCTCACCCCCCGTGCCCTCCGCAGCACCCTCAGCGCCCGGCGCGCCCGCAGCGCCCGCACAGCCGCAACAGGCAGTGCCCAACAAAAAACAGCCGATCAAGCCGCTCTTTGTCTTCCTGGACAAAGGGCACAATTACCCGACCATCTTCAGCGCCCTGAAGAACTCCCTTCAGGAGAAATGGTCGGTGTACAACCGAGGCCGCGATCAACTCCAGGTCCAAACGGCATCAGTTACCGAGTACCACACCGCGATCAGGGCCTTAAAGGCGATCGGCGCCCAGTACTCCGTCCTTCTCCAGAAGgatgaaattccaaaaaaattcgtGTTCCTCGGCGTACATCGCGAAACCCCGGCCGAATTCCTGACCGACGTATTCACAGGAATGCAGCTTACAGTCCAGTCCTTCTGGTTCCTGGAAAATCGCCAAACCCGCCAGAAGTGCGACAAACTGGTTGTCGAGGTCCCTCAGACATGCGACACAGACACAATTCTCGCGATCCGAGAATTCGCGGGCATGATAATCCACGTTGAAGACTACCGCCACCCCGCGGGTCCTTCACAATGCAGCACCTGCCAGCGGTTCTCACATGTTGGCAGAGGCTGCAGCGCCAAACCAgtgtgccgctggtgcagcggGCCCCACCGCACTCCCGACTGCCCCCACGGAGGAAACCGCGACCACTTGAGGTGCGCGAACTGCGGCGGGCCACACGCGGCCAACTACCGCGGCTGCTTTGTGTATAAGGCCGAGACTCGCCGACACCTCCCCCCTCAGCAGAGGAAGGAACGCGAGCGCCAGTCCAAACTGGCCATGCGTGAAAATCGGCGGGCTGCGGCTGCCTCACAGGCGCAGCCCCAACATCCAGGACCCTCTGGCCAGCATCCAGGCCCGTCAGGCCAACAGGGACCACCGAGGCCCAACCCATTCGGCCCGCCCAGGTACCCGGAGCCGCACTACTTCGGCCAATACATAGCTCCGGCGATGCAAAACCGGTATGCTCCGATTGCGCAGGAGCCTACATACAATGAGATCGACTACCCGGCCATCGCAAATGACTACCGACCGCGCCGCCAAAATCGGGGACAACCAAAGCCCCACTTCAAGAAGCACCAcagcggccacaaaaatggcggtgGTGCTTCCCCCACGAAGCACGCAGAGAGAGACAGGCAGCCGGCCACATCCGCGGCACCTGCCCCCTCACCTAAACCTACCCCGCGGGCCAAGACGcaagctcccccctccccccacctgcCGAAACAATGG